The Lentzea guizhouensis genome contains a region encoding:
- a CDS encoding LysR family transcriptional regulator: MIDPRRLRVLRALADHGTVTAAAAALHLTPSAVSQQLAALESEAGHPLLRRYGRRVSLTPAGELLVVHAHVVAAELERAQATLDALASGTSGRVEVASFASAITQVVAPALAALRSRSIDLSVRDAEGHESVRLLLDGEIDVAITEEHRTTSRFTCFPLYTEPFDVVLPPGHALTGPVDLAALADEDWVVTLPGNPLRDVVEMACAQAGFAPRIRHTSDDFRAIEALVAGRAWLHRERDRGVPVAGGAVAGWWRRAGDGGAPAGGGGAGGAAAGGALGR; encoded by the coding sequence GTGATTGATCCCCGCCGGCTCCGGGTGCTGCGCGCACTCGCCGACCACGGCACCGTGACGGCCGCCGCTGCCGCACTGCACCTCACGCCGTCCGCGGTGTCGCAGCAGCTGGCGGCCCTGGAGTCGGAGGCGGGCCACCCACTGCTGCGCCGCTACGGCCGCCGCGTCTCGCTGACCCCGGCCGGCGAACTGCTCGTGGTGCACGCCCACGTGGTCGCCGCGGAACTGGAACGCGCGCAGGCCACTTTGGACGCGCTCGCCTCAGGCACTTCCGGCCGGGTGGAGGTGGCCTCGTTCGCGTCGGCGATCACGCAGGTGGTGGCACCGGCGCTGGCAGCGTTGCGTTCGCGGTCGATCGACCTCTCGGTGCGTGACGCCGAGGGCCATGAGAGCGTGCGGCTGCTGCTGGACGGCGAGATCGACGTGGCGATCACCGAGGAACACCGCACGACCTCCCGGTTCACCTGCTTCCCGCTCTACACCGAGCCGTTCGACGTGGTCCTGCCACCGGGCCACGCGCTGACCGGCCCGGTCGACCTCGCCGCGCTGGCCGACGAGGACTGGGTGGTGACCCTGCCCGGCAACCCGCTGCGGGACGTGGTCGAGATGGCGTGCGCACAGGCCGGCTTCGCCCCGCGGATCCGGCACACGTCGGACGACTTCCGCGCCATCGAGGCCCTGGTGGCGGGGCGGGCGTGGCTGCACCGCGAACGCGATCGCGGGGTGCCGGTGGCGGGTGGCGCCGTTGCGGGGTGGTGGCGGCGGGCGGGGGACGGAGGAGCACCCGCTGGTGGAGGCGGTGCTGGGGGAGCTGCAGCGGGTGGCGCGCTAGGGCGGTGA
- a CDS encoding RNA polymerase sigma factor, with amino-acid sequence MEGFCAVYRECYPRVLAYAASHAGPRLAEDITSETFTIAWRKLDQMPSPALPWLLGITRNLVRAARRQAAHDELVDMPAAHDFVHVVEIRAALASLAEADQEVLTLIAWHGLTSAEAAKVLGCSTATFFVRLHRARRRLRAALSTPAFEYSR; translated from the coding sequence GTGGAGGGCTTCTGCGCGGTGTACCGCGAGTGCTACCCGCGTGTGCTCGCCTATGCGGCGAGCCACGCGGGGCCTCGGCTGGCGGAGGACATCACCAGCGAGACCTTCACGATCGCCTGGCGCAAGCTCGACCAGATGCCGTCGCCGGCGCTGCCGTGGTTGCTCGGGATCACCCGCAACCTCGTGCGCGCCGCTCGCAGGCAGGCCGCGCACGACGAGCTCGTCGACATGCCGGCCGCCCACGACTTCGTGCACGTGGTCGAGATCAGGGCGGCGCTGGCGAGCCTCGCCGAGGCCGATCAGGAGGTGCTCACGCTGATCGCGTGGCACGGCCTGACCTCGGCGGAGGCCGCCAAGGTGCTCGGGTGTTCGACGGCGACGTTCTTCGTGCGCCTGCACCGGGCCCGGCGACGACTGCGCGCAGCCCTCTCCACACCGGCTTTCGAGTACTCGAGGTAG
- a CDS encoding glycine C-acetyltransferase, translating to MYGELKNDLRRTIGEIREAGLYKAERVIATPQNAAVRVGSGDEVLNFCANNYLGLADHPKLIEAAKSALDEWGFGMASVRFICGTQEPHKELEAKLSEFLGTEDTILYSSCFDANGGLFETLLGAEDAIISDELNHASIIDGVRLSKAKRFRYKNRDMDDLERQLKDAADARYRLIATDGVFSMDGYLAPLDEICDLAERYNALVMVDDSHAVGFTGPTGRGTPELFGVQDRVDIVTGTLGKALGGASGGYTSGRAEIVELLRQRSRPYLFSNSLAPSITAAAIAALDMLSSSSELLTQLRSNTELFRRRMTDEGFDLLPGEHPIIPVMIGDAAEAGRLADLLLEQGIYVIGFSYPVVPHGKARIRTQMSAAHSTEDVNRAVEAFVAARAKM from the coding sequence ATGTACGGCGAGCTGAAGAACGACCTCCGCAGGACGATCGGGGAGATCAGGGAGGCCGGGCTCTACAAGGCCGAGCGCGTGATCGCGACCCCGCAGAACGCCGCGGTCCGCGTCGGTTCCGGGGACGAGGTGCTGAACTTCTGCGCCAACAACTACCTCGGGCTCGCCGACCACCCGAAGCTCATCGAGGCCGCGAAGTCGGCGCTGGACGAGTGGGGCTTCGGCATGGCCTCGGTGCGGTTCATCTGCGGCACCCAGGAGCCGCACAAGGAGCTGGAGGCGAAGCTCTCGGAGTTCCTCGGCACCGAGGACACGATCCTGTACAGCTCGTGCTTCGACGCGAACGGCGGCCTGTTCGAGACGCTGCTCGGCGCCGAGGACGCGATCATCTCCGACGAGCTGAACCACGCGTCGATCATCGACGGCGTGCGGCTGTCGAAGGCCAAGCGCTTCCGCTACAAAAACCGCGACATGGACGACCTGGAGCGCCAGCTCAAGGACGCGGCCGACGCGCGCTACCGCCTCATCGCGACCGACGGCGTGTTCTCGATGGACGGCTACCTGGCGCCGCTGGACGAGATCTGCGACCTGGCCGAGCGGTACAACGCGCTGGTCATGGTCGACGACTCGCACGCCGTCGGCTTCACCGGCCCGACCGGCCGCGGCACGCCGGAGCTGTTCGGGGTGCAGGACCGGGTCGACATCGTGACCGGCACGCTGGGCAAGGCGCTGGGCGGTGCGTCCGGCGGGTACACGTCGGGTCGCGCGGAGATCGTCGAGCTGCTGCGCCAGCGGTCGCGGCCGTACCTGTTCTCGAACTCGCTGGCGCCCTCGATCACGGCCGCCGCGATCGCCGCGCTGGACATGCTGTCGTCGTCCTCCGAGCTGCTCACCCAGCTGCGCTCGAACACCGAGCTGTTCCGCCGCCGGATGACCGACGAGGGCTTCGACCTGCTGCCGGGCGAGCACCCGATCATCCCGGTGATGATCGGTGACGCCGCCGAGGCCGGTCGCCTGGCCGACCTGCTGCTGGAGCAGGGCATCTACGTGATCGGGTTCTCCTACCCGGTCGTGCCGCACGGCAAGGCGCGGATCCGCACGCAGATGTCGGCCGCGCACTCCACCGAGGACGTGAACCGGGCGGTCGAAGCGTTCGTCGCCGCTCGCGCCAAGATGTGA
- the tdh gene encoding L-threonine 3-dehydrogenase, producing the protein MKALVKVAAGPGLELTDVPDPTPGPTDVLVRVLRTGICGTDLHIDSWDDWAAANIKAPLVLGHEFVGEVVEVGGSVTGVKVGDLVSGEGHLVCGTCRNCKAGRRHLCANTRGLGVHSNGAFAQYVVLPEQNAWVHRAQVDLDVAAIFDPFGNAVHTALSFPVIGEDVIITGAGPIGIMAAAVAKHAGARNVVITDISEHRLDLARKVGVDLAVNVAEKTIADAQAELGMAEGFDVGMEMSGKPVALRDMIANMAHGGRIAMLGLPAEEFPVDWSSIVLKMLHIKGIYGREMFETWYSMTVLLQRGLDLAPVITHRYDHTQHAEAFATAREGKCGKVILDWTGA; encoded by the coding sequence ATGAAGGCTCTCGTCAAGGTCGCCGCTGGGCCTGGCCTGGAACTGACCGACGTCCCCGATCCGACACCGGGTCCGACGGACGTGCTGGTCAGGGTCCTGCGCACCGGCATCTGCGGCACCGACCTGCACATCGACTCGTGGGACGACTGGGCCGCGGCCAACATCAAGGCGCCGCTGGTCCTCGGGCACGAGTTCGTCGGCGAGGTCGTCGAGGTCGGTGGCTCGGTGACCGGCGTCAAGGTCGGTGACCTGGTCAGCGGCGAGGGTCACCTGGTGTGCGGGACGTGCCGCAACTGCAAGGCGGGCCGCCGCCACCTGTGCGCCAACACGCGCGGTCTCGGCGTGCACTCCAACGGCGCGTTCGCGCAGTACGTCGTGCTGCCGGAGCAGAACGCGTGGGTGCACCGGGCACAGGTCGACCTGGACGTGGCCGCGATCTTCGACCCGTTCGGCAACGCGGTCCACACGGCGCTGAGCTTTCCGGTGATCGGCGAGGACGTGATCATCACCGGCGCCGGCCCGATCGGGATCATGGCCGCCGCCGTCGCCAAGCACGCGGGCGCGCGCAACGTCGTGATCACCGACATCAGCGAGCACCGCCTGGACCTCGCGCGCAAGGTCGGCGTCGACCTCGCGGTGAACGTGGCCGAGAAGACGATCGCCGACGCGCAGGCCGAGCTCGGCATGGCCGAGGGCTTCGACGTCGGCATGGAGATGTCCGGCAAGCCGGTCGCGCTGCGCGACATGATCGCGAACATGGCGCACGGCGGCCGCATCGCGATGCTCGGCCTGCCCGCGGAGGAGTTCCCGGTCGACTGGAGCAGCATCGTGCTGAAGATGCTGCACATCAAGGGGATCTACGGCCGGGAGATGTTCGAGACCTGGTACTCGATGACCGTGCTGCTGCAGCGCGGCCTCGACCTCGCGCCGGTGATCACGCACCGGTACGACCACACGCAGCACGCGGAGGCGTTCGCCACCGCGCGCGAGGGCAAGTGCGGCAAGGTCATCCTCGACTGGACGGGAGCCTGA
- a CDS encoding SDR family oxidoreductase, translating to MRCLVTGATGYLGGRLVPRLLAEGHRVRCLVRSPEKLRDVPWAADVEIVRGDVLQDLGEAMKDIDVVHYLVHSLNSKDFANADRKAAENTAAAAERAGVRRIVYLGGLHPENAELSPHLASRKEVGEVFLRSGVPAVVLQAAVIIGSGSASFEMLRYLTERLPVMVTPRWVHNRIQPIAVRDVLRYLVGATALDFEPETNRTFDIGGPDVLTYLQMMLRYAQVAGLPRRRVLPVPLLTPGLSSHWVNLVTPVPKSIAAPLIESLVHEVVCREDDVRELLPGENVGYDKAVELALTKVRDADVETRWSGASVPGAPSEPLPTDPDWTGGSVYVDERGRETRASPERLWEVVEGIGGERGWYSFPLAWAIRGWLDRLVGGVGLRRGRRDPHRLHVGEALDFWRVEEVERGRLLRLRAEMKVPGQAWLELRVADGRQGGSTYRQRAVFVPKGLAGHLYWAVVWPFHGIVFGGMVRNIANEAELHNNFRKS from the coding sequence GTGCGTTGTCTTGTGACCGGTGCGACCGGATACCTCGGTGGACGGCTCGTCCCGCGGCTGCTGGCGGAGGGGCACCGGGTGCGGTGCCTGGTGCGTTCGCCGGAGAAGCTGCGGGACGTGCCGTGGGCCGCTGACGTCGAGATCGTCCGCGGGGACGTGCTGCAGGACCTCGGCGAGGCGATGAAGGACATCGACGTCGTGCACTACCTGGTGCACTCCCTGAACTCGAAGGACTTCGCGAACGCCGACCGCAAGGCCGCGGAGAACACTGCGGCCGCTGCCGAGCGGGCCGGGGTGCGGCGGATCGTGTACCTGGGCGGGCTGCACCCGGAGAACGCCGAGCTGTCGCCGCACCTCGCCTCGCGCAAGGAGGTGGGCGAGGTCTTCCTGCGGTCCGGGGTGCCGGCGGTGGTGCTGCAGGCGGCGGTGATCATCGGGTCGGGCTCGGCGTCGTTCGAGATGCTGCGGTACCTGACCGAGCGGTTGCCGGTCATGGTCACGCCGAGGTGGGTGCACAACCGGATCCAGCCGATCGCGGTGCGGGACGTGCTGCGGTACCTGGTCGGCGCGACCGCGCTGGACTTCGAGCCGGAGACGAACCGGACGTTCGACATCGGCGGGCCGGACGTGCTGACCTACCTGCAGATGATGCTCCGGTACGCGCAGGTCGCCGGGCTGCCCCGGCGGCGAGTGCTGCCGGTGCCGTTGCTGACGCCGGGCCTGTCGTCGCACTGGGTCAACCTGGTCACGCCGGTGCCGAAGTCGATCGCGGCACCGTTGATCGAGTCGCTGGTGCACGAGGTGGTGTGCCGGGAGGACGACGTCCGTGAGCTGCTGCCCGGTGAGAACGTCGGCTACGACAAGGCCGTCGAGCTGGCCTTGACGAAGGTCCGCGACGCCGACGTGGAGACCCGGTGGTCGGGGGCGTCGGTGCCGGGTGCGCCGAGCGAGCCGTTGCCGACCGACCCCGACTGGACCGGCGGGTCGGTCTACGTCGACGAACGCGGCCGCGAGACGCGGGCGAGCCCCGAGCGGCTGTGGGAGGTCGTCGAGGGGATCGGTGGTGAGCGCGGCTGGTACTCGTTCCCGCTGGCCTGGGCGATCCGCGGGTGGCTGGACCGGCTGGTGGGCGGGGTCGGGCTGCGGCGCGGCCGGCGTGACCCGCACCGGCTGCACGTGGGCGAGGCGCTCGACTTCTGGCGGGTCGAGGAGGTCGAACGCGGGCGGCTGCTGCGGTTGCGCGCGGAGATGAAGGTGCCTGGTCAGGCCTGGCTGGAGCTTCGAGTGGCGGACGGGCGGCAGGGCGGGTCCACTTACCGCCAACGCGCCGTGTTCGTGCCCAAAGGGCTCGCCGGACACCTCTACTGGGCGGTCGTGTGGCCGTTTCACGGCATCGTGTTCGGCGGCATGGTGCGCAACATCGCCAATGAAGCTGAGCTGCACAACAACTTCAGAAAGTCCTGA
- a CDS encoding phytanoyl-CoA dioxygenase family protein has protein sequence MQSLVTIEHVRQFTEDGFFLLRDVVPPNDLVLLREECDRFVAEREQEMDRLGVDNIDLDHRGRRYFVHAYDRSAVVRRFLLSGLMRDIAQTVLGDTVYLFNEQYVVKAAEQGMSLSWHQDSGYLESDHRPYLTCWITLDDVTEQNGTVYLLPYSRAGTREAVPHVRDEQSRDMVGYSGDDPGDPVIAPAGSIACFASTVLHRSGANTTDRFRRVYLAQYSAEPILNADRSPKHLAEPLTTR, from the coding sequence GTGCAGTCGCTGGTCACCATCGAACACGTCCGCCAGTTCACCGAGGACGGGTTCTTCCTGCTGAGGGACGTCGTCCCGCCGAACGACCTGGTGCTCCTGCGGGAGGAGTGCGACCGGTTCGTGGCGGAACGCGAGCAGGAGATGGACCGGCTCGGCGTGGACAACATCGACCTGGACCACCGGGGACGGCGCTACTTCGTGCACGCGTACGACCGCAGCGCCGTCGTCCGCCGGTTCCTGTTGTCCGGCCTGATGCGGGACATCGCGCAGACGGTGCTCGGTGACACGGTCTACCTGTTCAACGAGCAGTACGTCGTCAAGGCCGCCGAGCAGGGCATGAGCCTGAGCTGGCACCAGGACTCCGGCTACCTGGAGTCGGACCACCGGCCGTACCTGACGTGCTGGATCACGCTCGACGACGTCACCGAGCAGAACGGCACCGTCTACCTGCTGCCGTACTCGCGCGCCGGGACCCGCGAGGCGGTCCCGCACGTCCGCGACGAGCAGTCCAGGGACATGGTCGGCTACTCCGGCGACGACCCCGGCGACCCGGTGATCGCGCCGGCCGGGAGCATCGCCTGCTTCGCGAGCACGGTCCTGCACCGCAGCGGCGCGAACACGACCGACCGGTTCCGCCGGGTCTACCTGGCCCAGTACTCGGCCGAACCGATCCTGAACGCGGACCGGTCGCCCAAGCACCTGGCGGAGCCGCTCACGACTCGCTGA